A genomic region of Luteibacter aegosomatissinici contains the following coding sequences:
- the glyA gene encoding serine hydroxymethyltransferase, with protein sequence MFPKDATIAGYDDELAQAIANESRRQEDHVELIASENYASPRVMEAQGSTLTNKYAEGYPGKRYYGGCEYVDVAEKLAIERLKKLFGADYANVQPHSGSQANQAVYFALLNPGDTILGMSLAHGGHLTHGAKVNLSGKIFNAVQYGIDPDTGLVNYDEIEKLAVEHKPKMIVAGFSAYSQVLDWAKFREIADKVGAYLFVDMAHIAGLVAAGVYPNPVPHAHVVTSTTHKTLRGPRGGIIVAKGLGEELEKKLQSVVFPGIQGGPLMHVIAAKAVAFKEALEPSFTEYQKQVVANAKAMAKTLISRGYKVVSGGTENHLMLIDLIGRDATGKDAEAALGKAHITVNKNAVPNDPRSPFITSGLRVGTPAITTRGYKEAETIDLANWICDVLDAPNDDAVIKAVREKVTAQCKQFPVYG encoded by the coding sequence ATGTTCCCGAAGGATGCAACGATCGCCGGCTACGACGACGAACTCGCCCAGGCCATCGCCAACGAGTCGCGCCGCCAGGAAGATCACGTCGAACTGATCGCCTCCGAGAACTACGCCAGCCCGCGCGTGATGGAAGCCCAGGGCTCCACGCTCACCAACAAGTACGCCGAGGGTTACCCCGGCAAGCGTTACTACGGTGGCTGCGAGTACGTGGACGTGGCCGAAAAGCTGGCCATCGAGCGCCTCAAGAAGCTGTTCGGGGCGGATTACGCCAACGTGCAGCCGCACTCGGGTTCGCAGGCCAACCAGGCCGTGTACTTCGCGCTGCTGAATCCGGGCGACACGATCCTGGGCATGAGCCTGGCCCACGGCGGCCACCTTACCCACGGCGCCAAGGTCAACCTCTCGGGCAAGATCTTCAACGCCGTGCAGTACGGCATCGATCCGGACACCGGCCTGGTCAACTACGACGAGATCGAGAAGCTCGCCGTGGAGCACAAGCCGAAGATGATCGTCGCCGGTTTCTCGGCCTACTCGCAGGTCCTCGACTGGGCGAAGTTCCGTGAGATCGCCGACAAGGTCGGTGCGTACCTGTTCGTCGACATGGCCCACATCGCAGGCCTCGTCGCCGCGGGTGTCTACCCGAACCCGGTGCCGCACGCCCACGTCGTGACCTCCACCACGCACAAGACCCTGCGCGGCCCGCGTGGCGGCATCATCGTGGCCAAGGGCCTCGGCGAAGAACTCGAGAAGAAGCTGCAATCGGTGGTGTTCCCGGGTATCCAGGGCGGCCCGCTCATGCACGTGATCGCCGCCAAGGCGGTCGCCTTCAAGGAAGCCCTCGAACCGTCGTTCACCGAGTACCAGAAGCAGGTCGTGGCCAACGCCAAGGCCATGGCGAAGACGCTGATCTCCCGCGGTTACAAGGTGGTTTCTGGCGGTACCGAAAACCACCTGATGCTGATCGACCTGATCGGCCGCGACGCCACCGGCAAGGACGCGGAAGCGGCGCTGGGCAAGGCGCACATCACCGTGAACAAGAACGCCGTGCCGAACGACCCGCGTTCGCCGTTCATCACGTCGGGCCTGCGCGTGGGTACGCCGGCGATCACCACCCGTGGCTACAAGGAAGCGGAAACGATCGACCTGGCCAACTGGATCTGCGACGTACTCGATGCGCCGAACGATGACGCGGTCATCAAGGCCGTGCGCGAAAAGGTCACGGCGCAGTGCAAGCAGTTCCCGGTGTACGGCTGA
- a CDS encoding zinc-dependent metalloprotease, with protein MAIRHRAATTLLAFLATCPGALATPPPDPGSPFIHVTGEDEIALDDTGDVSPLRVFIFLHDGLVRPELNSDGDDPLLFHEWLDDDRPPAREGLAARIHEGYVAWWLDELRQVLPGEPIRITYLSALPGITDIPQGHAGVLTDFVFALRVHARRYGLPLNGNYRNKFILLVPDNLGPFAAGKAYHEGAEAVASVGGPWSVVAHELGHLLGARHEDAEVRYTGWWWCHTNMAAVPSPFLGNCYAYSAANRRRIQEAYHLGPGRPRAERRVAGEPVVD; from the coding sequence ATGGCTATCCGCCACCGCGCCGCAACCACCCTCCTTGCCTTCCTGGCCACCTGCCCCGGGGCGCTTGCCACGCCACCGCCCGATCCCGGATCGCCGTTCATCCATGTGACCGGCGAGGACGAGATCGCCCTGGACGATACGGGCGATGTTTCGCCCTTGCGCGTGTTCATCTTCCTGCACGATGGCCTGGTGCGGCCCGAGCTGAACAGTGATGGGGACGACCCGCTGCTGTTTCATGAGTGGCTGGACGATGACCGGCCGCCGGCGCGCGAAGGCCTGGCGGCCCGTATCCATGAGGGGTATGTCGCGTGGTGGCTCGATGAACTTCGCCAGGTGTTGCCGGGCGAGCCGATTCGCATCACCTACCTTTCGGCGTTGCCCGGCATTACCGATATTCCCCAGGGTCATGCAGGGGTACTCACTGATTTCGTGTTCGCCCTGCGCGTGCACGCCCGCCGCTACGGCTTGCCGCTGAACGGCAACTACCGCAACAAGTTCATCCTGCTGGTGCCCGATAACCTCGGGCCGTTCGCCGCGGGCAAGGCCTATCACGAGGGTGCCGAGGCGGTCGCTTCGGTCGGCGGCCCGTGGAGCGTGGTGGCCCATGAACTGGGCCACCTGCTGGGCGCGCGCCACGAGGATGCCGAGGTGCGCTACACAGGCTGGTGGTGGTGCCATACCAACATGGCGGCCGTGCCTTCTCCCTTCCTTGGGAACTGCTATGCGTATTCCGCGGCGAACCGCCGCCGGATCCAGGAGGCTTACCACCTGGGCCCGGGGCGGCCGCGCGCGGAGCGGCGCGTGGCGGGCGAGCCGGTCGTCGACTGA
- the ettA gene encoding energy-dependent translational throttle protein EttA yields the protein MQYIYTMNGVSKIVPPKRQIIKDISLSFFPGAKIGLLGLNGAGKSTVLKIMAGVDKDFQGEARANPGTKIGYLAQEPDLDPEKTVREAVEEGVSEVLDAQKRLEEVYAAYAEDGADFDALAKEQEKLEGILAANDAHALERQLEVAADALRLPPWDAKIGPLSGGEKRRVALCRLLLSKPDMLLLDEPTNHLDAESVDWLETFLHDYPGTVVAVTHDRYFLDNAAEWILELDRGRGIPWKGNYTEWLEQKDERLKQEANQEKSRQKAIQKELEWVRSAAKGRQSKGKARLNRFEELNSVEYQRRNETNEIFIPPGERLGQEVIEFKNVTKSFGDRVLIEDLSFKIPGGAIVGVIGPNGAGKSTLMKMIMGKETPDSGEVKLGHTVKLAYVDQSRDALDPANNVWQEVSGGSDILTIGNFEIQSRAYIGRFNFKGTDQQKIVGSLSGGERGRLHMAKTLLQGGNVLLLDEPSNDLDVETLRALEDALLEFPGCAVVISHDRWFLDRIATHIIAFEGDSHVEFFPGNYNEYEADKKRRLGDDAGPKRVKYKKLV from the coding sequence ATGCAATACATCTACACCATGAACGGGGTGAGCAAGATCGTCCCCCCGAAGCGCCAGATCATCAAGGACATCTCGCTGTCGTTCTTCCCGGGCGCCAAGATCGGCCTGCTGGGCCTGAATGGCGCGGGTAAGTCCACGGTGCTGAAGATCATGGCCGGCGTCGACAAGGACTTCCAGGGCGAAGCCCGCGCCAACCCGGGGACGAAGATCGGCTACCTGGCCCAGGAGCCGGATCTCGACCCGGAGAAGACCGTCCGCGAGGCGGTGGAAGAAGGTGTTTCCGAGGTGCTGGACGCCCAGAAGCGCCTGGAAGAGGTCTATGCTGCCTACGCCGAGGACGGTGCCGATTTCGACGCGCTCGCCAAGGAACAGGAAAAGCTGGAAGGCATCCTGGCCGCCAACGACGCGCACGCCCTGGAGCGCCAGCTTGAAGTGGCCGCCGATGCGCTGCGCCTGCCGCCGTGGGACGCAAAGATCGGCCCCCTCTCCGGTGGTGAAAAGCGCCGCGTGGCGCTGTGCCGCCTGCTGCTTTCCAAGCCAGACATGCTCCTGCTCGACGAGCCCACCAACCATCTCGATGCCGAATCGGTCGACTGGCTGGAAACGTTCCTGCACGACTACCCGGGCACCGTCGTGGCGGTCACCCATGATCGCTACTTCCTCGACAACGCCGCGGAGTGGATCCTCGAGCTCGATCGCGGCCGCGGCATTCCCTGGAAGGGCAATTACACCGAGTGGCTGGAGCAGAAGGACGAGCGCCTGAAGCAGGAAGCCAACCAGGAAAAGTCGCGCCAGAAGGCTATCCAGAAGGAACTGGAGTGGGTGCGTTCGGCCGCCAAGGGCCGCCAGTCGAAGGGCAAGGCACGCCTCAATCGCTTTGAAGAGCTGAACTCGGTCGAGTACCAGCGCCGCAACGAAACGAATGAAATCTTCATTCCGCCGGGCGAGCGCCTGGGCCAGGAAGTGATCGAGTTCAAGAACGTCACCAAGTCGTTCGGTGACCGCGTGCTGATCGAAGACCTGTCGTTCAAGATCCCGGGCGGCGCCATCGTTGGCGTCATCGGTCCGAACGGTGCCGGCAAGTCCACGCTCATGAAGATGATCATGGGCAAGGAAACGCCGGATTCGGGTGAAGTGAAGCTGGGCCACACGGTCAAGCTGGCCTACGTCGACCAGTCCCGCGATGCGCTCGATCCGGCCAACAACGTGTGGCAGGAAGTGTCGGGCGGTTCGGACATCCTTACCATCGGCAACTTCGAGATCCAGTCGCGTGCCTACATCGGCCGCTTCAACTTCAAGGGCACCGACCAGCAGAAGATCGTCGGTTCGTTGTCCGGTGGTGAGCGCGGTCGCCTGCACATGGCCAAGACCCTGCTCCAGGGTGGCAACGTGCTGCTTCTCGACGAACCCTCGAACGATCTTGACGTCGAAACGCTGCGCGCCCTCGAAGACGCGCTGCTCGAATTCCCCGGCTGCGCCGTGGTCATCTCGCATGACCGCTGGTTCCTGGACCGCATCGCCACGCACATCATCGCGTTCGAAGGCGATTCGCACGTCGAGTTCTTCCCGGGTAACTACAACGAGTACGAAGCCGACAAGAAGCGCCGCCTTGGCGACGATGCCGGCCCGAAGCGCGTTAAGTACAAGAAGCTGGTCTGA
- the pyrF gene encoding orotidine-5'-phosphate decarboxylase: protein MNFMTSLKDAWRRNDSLVCVGLDPEPGRLPAGLVGEEGIFAFCRDIVDATAGLVCAFKPQIAHFAAQRAEGALERLIKHIHDRHPGIPVILDAKRGDIGSTAQHYRTEAFDRYDADAVTLNPYLGKDSIDPFLERADKGVILLCRTSNPGGADFQALDCGGLPLYLRVAETIARDWNGNGNCALVTGATWPEELGRVRSIVGNMPLLVPGIGAQGGDVGAVMQHGQTDDGTGLMISSSRAILYASSGKDFADVAHRTADEMRKSVNSFRRKA, encoded by the coding sequence GTGAACTTCATGACCTCGCTGAAGGACGCCTGGCGCCGCAACGACTCCCTCGTATGCGTGGGCCTGGATCCGGAGCCGGGCCGGCTGCCCGCCGGGCTGGTGGGCGAGGAAGGCATCTTTGCCTTCTGTCGTGACATCGTCGATGCCACCGCGGGCCTGGTCTGTGCATTCAAGCCGCAGATTGCCCACTTCGCGGCGCAACGCGCGGAAGGGGCGCTCGAACGGCTGATCAAGCATATCCACGACAGGCATCCGGGGATCCCGGTCATCCTTGACGCCAAGCGTGGCGACATCGGATCGACGGCCCAGCACTACCGTACCGAGGCGTTTGATCGCTACGACGCGGATGCGGTCACCCTCAACCCGTACCTGGGCAAGGATTCAATCGATCCTTTCCTTGAGCGCGCCGACAAAGGCGTGATCCTCCTCTGCCGCACCTCCAACCCCGGCGGGGCGGATTTCCAGGCACTGGATTGCGGCGGCCTGCCGCTTTACCTGCGCGTCGCGGAGACCATCGCCAGGGATTGGAACGGAAACGGCAATTGCGCCCTGGTAACGGGCGCCACCTGGCCAGAAGAACTAGGTCGCGTGCGTTCCATTGTGGGTAACATGCCATTGCTGGTCCCCGGCATCGGCGCCCAGGGCGGTGACGTCGGGGCGGTCATGCAGCATGGCCAGACGGACGACGGCACGGGCCTGATGATTTCTTCGTCTCGCGCCATCCTCTACGCTAGCAGTGGAAAGGACTTCGCGGACGTAGCACATCGGACGGCCGATGAAATGAGAAAATCGGTCAACTCGTTTCGCCGAAAGGCTTAA
- a CDS encoding helix-turn-helix domain-containing protein codes for MPLTNRGFSQRLHVALDMAGVKKGRGRITQLADLFDVSRETARKWLSDLGLPELERQIDMAVRFGVNFEWLATGRGSPSGATGVKESPALYRADSREQLRLVGLVSRLPKERRKALLVLVEALAEAE; via the coding sequence ATGCCACTCACCAACCGAGGTTTTTCTCAACGTCTGCATGTCGCGCTGGACATGGCTGGCGTAAAGAAAGGCCGCGGCCGCATTACCCAGCTGGCCGATCTGTTCGATGTCAGCCGGGAAACGGCACGTAAGTGGCTCAGCGATCTCGGCTTGCCCGAGCTCGAACGCCAGATCGATATGGCCGTCCGCTTCGGCGTGAACTTCGAATGGCTCGCCACAGGCCGTGGTTCGCCGAGCGGCGCGACCGGCGTCAAGGAAAGCCCGGCACTGTATCGCGCCGATTCGCGCGAGCAGCTTCGCCTGGTTGGCCTAGTGAGCCGCCTGCCCAAGGAACGCCGCAAGGCCCTCCTGGTGCTCGTCGAAGCGCTCGCCGAAGCCGAATAA
- the def gene encoding peptide deformylase — MIREILKMGDERLLRIAPPVPDTMVGSEELEELIADMFDTMHHAGGVGLAAPQIGVDLQLVIFGFDSSERYPDAPPVPQTILLNPVITPLSQDMEEGWEGCLSVPGLRGAVNRYSLIRYQGIDPKGGPIDRTAEGFHARVVQHECDHLIGRLYPSRITDFTKFGFTEVLFPGMDIGDD; from the coding sequence ATGATTCGCGAGATCCTGAAAATGGGCGATGAGCGCCTGTTGCGCATCGCCCCCCCGGTTCCCGACACCATGGTCGGTTCGGAGGAGCTTGAGGAGCTGATCGCCGACATGTTCGACACCATGCACCATGCCGGTGGCGTGGGCCTGGCTGCGCCGCAGATCGGCGTGGATCTGCAATTGGTGATCTTCGGGTTCGACAGCAGCGAGCGCTACCCGGACGCACCCCCCGTGCCGCAGACCATCCTGCTCAATCCGGTGATCACGCCGTTGTCGCAGGATATGGAAGAGGGGTGGGAGGGCTGCCTTTCGGTCCCGGGCTTGCGTGGCGCCGTCAATCGCTACTCATTGATCCGCTACCAGGGCATTGACCCGAAGGGCGGCCCCATCGATCGGACCGCCGAGGGGTTCCATGCGCGGGTGGTGCAGCACGAATGCGATCATCTGATTGGGCGGCTATACCCGTCGCGGATCACGGACTTCACGAAGTTCGGGTTTACCGAGGTGCTGTTCCCGGGGATGGATATCGGGGACGACTGA
- a CDS encoding carbon starvation CstA family protein gives MHSAIPKPSPAGKILWAAIAIVGAWCLGVIALRRGEPINAIWLVTASIAVFLIGYRFYSRLIANRVLQLDPSRATPSVLRNDGLDYVPTDKWVVFGHHFAAIAGAGPLVGPVLAAQMGYLPGMLWILVGVVFAGAVQDFMILGLSLRRDGRSLGHMLREELGEVPGVIAMVGVLVLMMIVLAVLALVVVKALTHSPWGTFTVAATIPIALLMGVYLRYIRPGRILEVSIIGLILLLASIWYGKTVNDTPALAALFDYDAKALAWWLIGYGFFASVLPVWLLLAPRDYLSTFLKIGTIALLALAIFLAAPTLQMPAVTRFIDGSGPVFQGNLFPFLFITIACGAVSGWHSIIASGTTPKLLANEGEARMVGYGGMLMEAFVAIMALIAASSLHPGVYFAMNSPGALVGTTVQDAAAAISNWGFIVTPAELTDTARNIGESTILGRAGGAPTLAVGMAQLLHGIMPGEGMMALWYHYAILFEALFILTTVDAGTRVGRFMIQELAGMAYAPLKHTDSWVSNVLATVICVGLWGYFLYQGAVDPLGGINTLWPLFGIANQMLAAIALMLATVVVVKLKRERYVLVPAVPAAWLVICTLTAGWQKLFDAKISFTAAANKYAEAAAAGKLLPPAKTVDEMQRIITNNRVDMALTALFMLLVLTMLFFSLRAIARAWRANHATAHEEPYVALSSVTQ, from the coding sequence ATGCATAGCGCCATTCCCAAACCCAGTCCCGCAGGAAAGATCCTGTGGGCCGCCATCGCCATCGTCGGTGCCTGGTGCCTGGGCGTCATCGCCCTGCGCCGCGGCGAACCCATCAACGCCATCTGGCTCGTGACCGCCTCCATTGCGGTATTCCTTATTGGCTACCGGTTCTACAGCCGGCTCATCGCCAACCGGGTGCTCCAGCTCGACCCGAGCCGGGCGACCCCCTCGGTGCTCCGTAACGACGGCCTCGACTATGTGCCGACCGACAAGTGGGTCGTGTTCGGCCACCACTTCGCCGCCATCGCTGGTGCCGGCCCCCTGGTTGGCCCGGTCCTCGCGGCGCAGATGGGCTACCTGCCCGGCATGCTGTGGATCCTGGTGGGCGTGGTGTTCGCCGGTGCGGTGCAGGATTTCATGATCCTGGGCCTCTCCCTTCGCCGCGATGGCCGCTCGCTTGGCCACATGCTCCGTGAGGAGCTGGGCGAAGTGCCCGGCGTCATCGCCATGGTCGGCGTACTCGTGCTGATGATGATCGTGCTCGCCGTCCTGGCGCTGGTGGTGGTCAAGGCGCTCACCCACAGCCCATGGGGCACCTTCACCGTGGCCGCGACCATCCCCATCGCCCTGCTCATGGGCGTATACCTGCGCTACATCCGCCCTGGCCGCATCCTCGAGGTCTCCATCATCGGCCTCATCCTGCTGCTCGCGTCGATCTGGTACGGCAAGACGGTGAACGATACGCCCGCACTCGCGGCGCTGTTCGATTACGACGCGAAGGCCCTGGCCTGGTGGCTGATCGGCTACGGCTTCTTTGCCTCCGTGTTGCCGGTGTGGCTGTTGCTGGCGCCGCGCGATTACCTGTCCACGTTCCTGAAGATCGGCACCATCGCCCTGCTCGCCCTGGCCATCTTCCTGGCCGCACCGACGCTGCAGATGCCTGCCGTCACGCGCTTCATCGATGGGTCGGGCCCGGTCTTCCAGGGCAACCTGTTCCCCTTCCTGTTCATCACGATCGCCTGCGGCGCCGTCTCCGGCTGGCACTCGATCATCGCCTCGGGTACCACGCCGAAACTGCTGGCCAACGAAGGCGAGGCCCGCATGGTCGGCTACGGCGGCATGCTGATGGAGGCATTCGTCGCCATCATGGCGCTGATCGCGGCCTCCTCGCTGCACCCGGGCGTGTATTTCGCCATGAATTCGCCGGGCGCCCTGGTGGGCACCACGGTGCAGGATGCGGCAGCCGCCATCAGCAACTGGGGCTTTATCGTTACCCCGGCCGAGCTGACCGATACCGCCAGGAACATCGGTGAATCGACCATCCTGGGGCGCGCCGGTGGTGCCCCCACCCTTGCGGTCGGCATGGCCCAGCTCCTGCACGGCATCATGCCGGGCGAAGGCATGATGGCCCTGTGGTACCACTACGCCATCCTGTTCGAAGCACTCTTCATCCTGACCACGGTCGATGCGGGCACGCGTGTCGGCCGCTTCATGATCCAGGAACTCGCGGGCATGGCGTATGCGCCGCTCAAGCACACCGACTCCTGGGTCAGTAATGTCCTGGCAACCGTGATCTGCGTGGGCCTGTGGGGTTACTTCCTGTACCAGGGCGCCGTCGATCCGCTGGGTGGCATCAACACGCTGTGGCCACTGTTTGGCATCGCCAACCAGATGCTGGCCGCCATCGCCCTCATGCTCGCTACCGTCGTGGTGGTGAAGCTCAAGCGCGAACGCTATGTCCTGGTGCCAGCGGTACCCGCCGCGTGGCTGGTCATCTGTACGCTGACCGCCGGCTGGCAGAAGTTGTTCGATGCGAAGATCAGCTTCACGGCTGCCGCGAACAAGTACGCCGAAGCAGCTGCCGCCGGCAAGCTGTTGCCCCCCGCGAAGACCGTGGACGAGATGCAGCGGATCATCACCAACAACCGCGTGGACATGGCCCTCACCGCCCTGTTCATGCTGCTGGTGCTCACGATGCTGTTCTTCTCGCTGCGCGCCATCGCCAGAGCATGGCGTGCCAACCACGCGACGGCCCATGAAGAACCCTATGTCGCGCTTTCCAGCGTGACCCAGTAA
- a CDS encoding YbdD/YjiX family protein: METYTPSSPRSLWKWAVQTARLCCGVPDYDVYVKHLREHHPERPVPSYGEFFRERQEARYRGTGGRCC; the protein is encoded by the coding sequence ATGGAGACGTATACCCCCTCGTCGCCGCGTTCGCTGTGGAAGTGGGCGGTTCAGACCGCCCGCCTCTGCTGCGGCGTGCCCGATTACGATGTGTACGTAAAGCACCTGCGCGAACACCACCCCGAACGCCCGGTGCCCAGTTACGGTGAGTTCTTCAGGGAGCGCCAGGAAGCGCGTTACCGTGGCACCGGTGGCCGTTGTTGCTGA
- a CDS encoding FadR/GntR family transcriptional regulator: protein MANSRSLHGRVVEEIGSAIVSGELGPGDSLPGEAQLAQQMDVSRTILREALKVLAAKGLIETRQKTGMRVRDSRFWNHLDPDVLTWRCDAMPTDDFVGKLVEMREIIEPAACMSAARRRDSAQLQAIGEALDAMEDAVDLDAWAEADLRFHEAVLAATNNELLSSLFSVIETALATFFVMSARTAKNFKYSLPNHRAVYEAIRRRRPNEAAAAMRGMIEDSRSNMRKGRR from the coding sequence ATGGCAAATTCACGAAGCCTGCACGGGCGGGTCGTCGAAGAGATCGGCAGCGCCATCGTGAGTGGCGAGCTTGGTCCAGGCGATTCGCTGCCAGGCGAGGCACAGTTGGCCCAGCAGATGGACGTCAGCCGCACGATCCTGCGTGAGGCGCTGAAGGTACTCGCCGCGAAGGGCCTGATCGAAACGCGCCAGAAGACCGGCATGCGTGTGCGCGATTCGCGCTTCTGGAATCATCTCGATCCCGATGTACTTACCTGGCGCTGCGACGCCATGCCCACGGACGATTTCGTCGGCAAGCTGGTCGAGATGCGCGAGATCATCGAGCCCGCCGCGTGTATGTCGGCCGCCCGCCGGCGTGATAGCGCGCAGCTGCAGGCCATTGGCGAAGCGCTGGATGCGATGGAGGATGCGGTCGACCTGGACGCCTGGGCCGAGGCCGACCTGCGTTTCCACGAAGCGGTCCTGGCTGCCACGAATAACGAGTTACTGAGTTCGCTGTTTTCGGTGATCGAAACGGCGCTCGCGACATTCTTCGTCATGTCGGCGCGCACCGCCAAGAACTTCAAGTATTCGCTGCCCAACCATCGCGCGGTGTACGAAGCCATCCGCCGCCGACGCCCCAATGAGGCCGCCGCCGCGATGCGCGGGATGATCGAGGATTCGCGCAGCAATATGCGCAAGGGCCGCCGATAA
- a CDS encoding aldose epimerase family protein produces the protein MGKVLAVSIAAILLGSAAAASAGDATKASFGNTPDGKDVTIVTLTNGKGMTAKVISLGAALYALDVPDRNGKPGDIVLGYPDLKGTFAKPQYFGDTVGRYANRIAKGKFKLDGKDYTVPVNDGPNSLHGGKLGFDKVVWTVDKVESGANPSVTMTYVSPDGDQGYPGQLTATAKYSINDKNELTIEYTATTDKPTIVNITNHTYWNLAGEGSGSVEDQKLMIAGDSYLPTDATAIPTGEVRSVAGTYFDFRKAKPIGRDLRHASEQQLVFGRGYDHNWVISRKEAPAPREVARVSDPKSGRVLSLWSAQPGLQFYSGNFLDGTTSGKSGGIYREGDAFALEPQIFPDTPNQPDFGSARLEPGQTYKNVMTYKFTVTK, from the coding sequence ATGGGCAAGGTTCTGGCCGTTTCGATAGCGGCGATTCTGCTTGGTAGCGCGGCGGCGGCCTCGGCCGGCGATGCGACGAAGGCCTCCTTCGGCAATACGCCGGACGGAAAGGATGTCACCATCGTTACGCTCACCAACGGCAAGGGCATGACGGCGAAAGTGATCTCGCTTGGCGCGGCCCTTTATGCGCTGGACGTGCCCGACCGCAACGGCAAGCCGGGCGATATCGTGCTTGGCTACCCGGATCTCAAAGGCACCTTCGCCAAGCCACAGTATTTCGGCGATACGGTGGGCCGTTATGCCAACCGCATCGCGAAGGGCAAGTTCAAACTCGATGGCAAGGACTACACCGTCCCGGTGAACGACGGCCCGAACTCGCTGCATGGCGGCAAGCTGGGCTTCGATAAGGTCGTATGGACCGTCGACAAGGTGGAGTCAGGCGCCAATCCCAGCGTGACGATGACCTATGTCAGCCCCGACGGGGACCAGGGTTACCCCGGCCAGCTCACGGCCACCGCGAAGTACTCGATCAACGACAAGAACGAACTGACGATCGAGTACACCGCAACGACTGACAAACCCACGATCGTCAACATCACGAACCACACCTACTGGAACCTGGCCGGTGAAGGCTCGGGTAGCGTGGAAGACCAGAAGCTGATGATCGCCGGTGATTCCTATCTGCCAACCGATGCCACCGCCATTCCTACCGGCGAAGTGCGCAGCGTGGCGGGCACGTATTTCGACTTCCGCAAGGCCAAGCCCATCGGTCGTGACCTGCGCCATGCCAGCGAGCAGCAGCTCGTGTTTGGACGTGGCTACGATCACAACTGGGTGATCTCGCGGAAGGAGGCCCCGGCACCCCGCGAGGTCGCCCGTGTGTCCGATCCCAAAAGCGGCCGCGTGCTGTCGCTCTGGTCGGCGCAGCCGGGCCTGCAGTTCTACTCCGGCAACTTCCTCGACGGCACCACGTCCGGCAAGTCCGGCGGCATTTACCGCGAGGGCGATGCGTTCGCGCTGGAACCGCAGATCTTCCCGGATACGCCGAACCAGCCGGACTTCGGCTCGGCCAGGCTCGAGCCCGGCCAGACATACAAGAACGTCATGACCTACAAGTTCACGGTCACGAAATAG
- a CDS encoding DMT family transporter → MSGVAKGSGLATLGLLAVTAIWGSTFVMIKDVVGRMLPIDFLAVRFTIAAAAMLLLFALPVRRLSRPQLYRGLALGLLYGVAQWLQTEGIALTSPSVSGFVTGMYVVITPMLAWLLFRQRIPVITWVAVVVATVGLGVLALNGFAVDLGVLLTLASAALYALHIVGLGHWSKPGEAFGMSAVQMLGIAVVCVLATLPHHGPSLPPDGKAWVAIVYMALIAGALAMLVQTWAQAHMPATRAAIVMTTEPVFAAGFAVALGVDALTTRMVCGGGLVLAAMYMVELAPRFRRKKPAEALHHEAG, encoded by the coding sequence ATGAGCGGCGTGGCGAAGGGCAGTGGCCTGGCAACGCTGGGCCTGCTGGCAGTGACCGCGATCTGGGGCTCGACCTTCGTGATGATCAAGGACGTCGTCGGGCGCATGTTGCCGATCGACTTCCTGGCGGTGCGCTTCACGATCGCCGCGGCCGCCATGCTCTTGCTGTTTGCGTTGCCGGTGCGCCGGTTAAGCCGTCCGCAGCTTTACCGCGGGCTCGCGCTCGGTCTGCTTTATGGCGTCGCGCAATGGTTGCAGACCGAAGGCATTGCGCTGACCTCACCCAGCGTCAGCGGCTTCGTCACCGGCATGTACGTGGTTATCACACCCATGCTCGCGTGGCTGTTGTTCCGCCAGCGTATCCCCGTCATCACGTGGGTGGCTGTCGTCGTGGCCACGGTGGGGCTGGGTGTCCTCGCACTGAATGGATTCGCAGTTGATCTTGGCGTGTTGCTGACGCTCGCGTCGGCGGCGCTCTATGCGCTGCATATTGTCGGGCTCGGGCACTGGTCGAAGCCTGGCGAAGCGTTCGGCATGTCGGCCGTCCAGATGCTGGGTATCGCCGTGGTCTGCGTACTTGCAACGCTGCCGCACCATGGGCCATCACTGCCGCCTGATGGCAAGGCGTGGGTGGCTATCGTCTACATGGCGCTCATCGCTGGCGCACTGGCCATGCTGGTGCAGACGTGGGCACAGGCGCATATGCCGGCGACACGCGCCGCGATCGTCATGACCACCGAACCGGTATTTGCGGCGGGCTTTGCCGTCGCGCTTGGGGTTGATGCGCTCACCACCCGCATGGTGTGCGGCGGCGGCCTGGTGCTGGCCGCCATGTACATGGTCGAGCTCGCCCCCCGGTTCCGCCGCAAGAAGCCCGCTGAAGCGCTGCACCACGAAGCAGGCTAA